In a genomic window of Glycine max cultivar Williams 82 chromosome 13, Glycine_max_v4.0, whole genome shotgun sequence:
- the LOC100817378 gene encoding ras-related protein RABA1f codes for MGADEDYDYLFKLVLIGDSGVGKSNLLSRFTRNEFSLETKSTIGVEFATRSVPVDSKLVKAQIWDTAGQERYRAITSAYYRGAVGALIVYDVTRHVTFENVERWLKELRDHTEAYVVVMLVGNKADLRHLRAVSTEEATEYAEKENIYFMETSALESLNVGNAFVEVLTQIYNVVSRKTLETMDDDPNSKALPKGETIVIGTKDDDVSAVKKSGCCST; via the exons ATGGGTGCCGACGAAGACTACGACTACTTGTTCAAGCTGGTCCTCATCGGAGACTCCGGCGTCGGCAAGTCCAACCTCTTGTCCCGATTCACCCGAAACGAGTTCAGCTTGGAGACCAAATCCACCATCGGCGTCGAATTCGCCACTCGAAGTGTCCCCGTTGATAGCAAGCTCGTCAAGGCACAAATCTGGGACACTGCAGGCCAAGAAag ATATCGTGCAATTACAAGTGCATACTACCGAGGAGCCGTGGGTGCTTTGATCGTGTACGATGTAACCCGACACGTGACATTCGAGAACGTGGAGAGATGGTTGAAGGAGCTTCGGGATCACACAGAAGCATACgttgtggtcatgctggtgggAAACAAAGCAGACCTTCGACATTTGCGTGCAGTGTCCACAGAAGAAGCCACAGAATATGCGGAGAAAGAGAACATCTACTTCATGGAAACCTCTGCCCTTGAGTCCCTGAACGTAGGCAATGCTTTCGTAGAAGTGCTGACTCAGATATACAACGTTGTGAGTAGGAAGACTCTTGAGACCATGGATGATGACCCTAATTCAAAAGCCTTACCCAAAGGGGAAACCATCGTTATTGGAACCAAAGATGATGATGTCTCAGCTGTTAAAAAGAGTGGATGCTGTTCCACATAG